One window of the Synechococcus sp. CC9311 genome contains the following:
- a CDS encoding VanZ family protein, with the protein MTTFIRNQWFNLSALLLLLITVLSLYPLDNLPEAPGSDKTHHFIAYATLAFPTALRKPKRWRTIILCFALYGGLIELIQPHANRYGEWMDFLANGCGLFIGVALAYSTNKLERHKTGNH; encoded by the coding sequence GTGACAACCTTCATTCGAAACCAATGGTTCAATTTAAGCGCATTGCTCCTTCTTTTGATCACAGTTCTCTCGTTATATCCCCTTGACAATCTTCCCGAAGCTCCGGGGTCAGACAAAACGCACCATTTCATTGCTTACGCAACTCTTGCCTTTCCAACCGCACTGCGAAAACCCAAGCGATGGCGAACAATTATCCTTTGTTTTGCACTTTATGGTGGCCTCATCGAACTCATCCAGCCCCACGCTAATCGCTATGGGGAATGGATGGATTTCCTAGCAAATGGTTGCGGACTTTTCATTGGCGTTGCGTTGGCATATTCAACCAATAAACTTGAAAGACACAAAACAGGCAATCACTAA
- a CDS encoding DUF4334 domain-containing protein, whose amino-acid sequence MNVRERLKAGPTTTKDAFELFDLLEPVDVDFMLGNWKGEGFHTNHPMDGLLETYHWYGKCFESIEDVHPLVFSTLRGGVANVNPGLMGSALNLPMPKSAVVGRIFQALLPFLKTSRSRARLRMTTYRGKSSATMIYDQLPINDVFRKIDQDSVFGVMDLKGMKLPFFFILHREQGSEQFLENARP is encoded by the coding sequence ATGAACGTACGCGAAAGATTGAAGGCAGGCCCTACTACGACAAAAGACGCTTTCGAGTTGTTCGATTTACTTGAGCCCGTGGATGTTGATTTCATGCTTGGCAATTGGAAGGGCGAAGGCTTTCATACCAACCACCCAATGGATGGCCTTCTTGAGACCTATCACTGGTATGGAAAATGCTTTGAAAGTATCGAAGATGTTCATCCGTTGGTGTTTTCAACACTTCGCGGAGGCGTTGCCAATGTCAACCCCGGCTTGATGGGTTCGGCGTTGAATCTGCCCATGCCAAAGTCAGCCGTGGTGGGTCGTATCTTCCAAGCACTTCTGCCTTTTCTCAAAACATCCCGGTCCAGGGCTCGGTTGCGCATGACAACCTATCGGGGCAAGTCGAGCGCGACCATGATTTACGACCAGCTGCCGATTAACGACGTGTTTCGCAAAATTGATCAGGATTCCGTATTCGGCGTTATGGATCTGAAAGGAATGAAGTTGCCGTTCTTCTTCATCCTTCATCGTGAGCAAGGGAGCGAACAATTCCTTGAAAACGCAAGGCCCTGA
- a CDS encoding mechanosensitive ion channel family protein, whose amino-acid sequence MGVFPSIFLVFSVEAVSALIVPFLFKLVGAAALWIVGGWLIGLALRLLRRFFRQGTLDSTLVNYLLSIIGVLLRVVLIVAILGFFGVETTSFAALLAGAGIAIGAAWSGMLGNFAAGVFLQLFRPISVGDYIDGGGVEGTVNEVGMFVTSITSIDNVVNIVGNAKLFGDTIKNYSATPYRRVDLVAQLDNSADVARAITLLKEGIKKVPNQASEIDAEVEVLEFSERGPRLAVRPYTHTSHYWQVYFDANRMIVEVLGQAGFPVPRIPVAMQKTSLN is encoded by the coding sequence ATGGGGGTGTTCCCTTCGATTTTTTTGGTGTTTAGCGTTGAGGCCGTCTCGGCGTTGATTGTTCCTTTTCTTTTTAAGCTTGTTGGTGCGGCTGCTCTTTGGATCGTTGGCGGTTGGCTGATTGGCTTGGCTCTCCGACTTCTAAGACGGTTCTTTAGGCAGGGCACTCTTGATTCAACACTGGTTAATTACCTTTTAAGCATCATTGGTGTGTTGCTTAGGGTTGTTCTTATTGTTGCCATTCTCGGCTTCTTTGGCGTAGAAACCACTAGTTTCGCTGCTCTGCTCGCTGGTGCTGGTATTGCGATCGGTGCAGCTTGGAGTGGAATGCTTGGCAACTTCGCTGCTGGTGTATTCCTGCAGCTGTTCAGGCCGATCTCTGTAGGTGACTACATCGATGGCGGTGGGGTTGAAGGCACAGTGAATGAGGTGGGTATGTTCGTGACCTCGATTACCTCTATCGACAATGTTGTGAATATTGTTGGCAACGCCAAGCTTTTTGGTGACACAATCAAGAATTACTCGGCAACGCCTTATCGCCGTGTTGATCTTGTTGCTCAACTCGATAACAGCGCTGATGTTGCCAGGGCGATCACTTTGCTGAAGGAAGGGATTAAGAAAGTTCCTAATCAAGCCAGTGAAATTGATGCCGAAGTAGAGGTTCTTGAATTCAGTGAGAGGGGGCCACGTTTAGCTGTCCGTCCTTACACACACACCAGTCACTACTGGCAAGTCTATTTTGATGCCAATCGCATGATTGTTGAAGTTCTAGGTCAGGCAGGGTTCCCCGTGCCCCGCATCCCTGTGGCGATGCAAAAAACCTCTTTGAACTGA
- a CDS encoding SdiA-regulated domain-containing protein produces the protein MNFPYNLNDPAKSFSLPNQYKEISGISPLESNNSLAFVQDEAVQIHIFDLVSGTVTEHTKHDDGDSEDIVIAGNTAYLLKAGKQPAIYKVHDFTRKNANYEYYSLGLHKDQDPEGLCHDLKRNRLLIACKGSRNKNDRTRRIYAFNLQSMQVDHSPLFAIDSQDFLDDSEDTFNPSGIAIHPQSNDLYIIGSKGEKMIVCYTLKGHFKRAWRLDKSQFIQPEGIALMQSGELVISSEGKKGKKAEILIFSNHNSLE, from the coding sequence ATGAACTTCCCTTACAACTTAAATGACCCAGCAAAAAGCTTTTCACTGCCAAACCAGTACAAAGAGATTTCCGGCATATCACCTCTAGAAAGCAACAATTCCCTAGCCTTTGTGCAAGATGAGGCTGTGCAGATTCATATCTTTGATTTAGTTTCTGGAACGGTTACAGAGCACACCAAGCATGACGATGGCGATTCAGAAGACATTGTCATTGCAGGGAATACGGCCTATTTACTAAAAGCAGGAAAGCAACCAGCTATCTACAAAGTTCATGATTTTACCCGCAAAAATGCTAATTATGAATATTACAGCCTGGGGCTACACAAGGATCAAGACCCGGAAGGCTTATGCCATGATCTTAAAAGAAATCGCCTGTTAATTGCCTGCAAAGGGTCGCGAAATAAAAATGATCGAACACGACGCATTTACGCCTTTAACCTCCAATCAATGCAGGTGGATCATTCGCCTCTATTTGCAATCGATAGCCAGGATTTCCTAGACGACTCAGAAGACACGTTCAATCCTTCCGGCATCGCAATTCACCCTCAATCCAATGATCTCTACATCATTGGATCCAAAGGGGAAAAAATGATCGTTTGCTATACCTTAAAGGGACATTTCAAAAGGGCCTGGAGATTGGACAAGAGTCAGTTCATTCAGCCCGAAGGAATTGCATTGATGCAATCTGGAGAGCTAGTGATTTCAAGTGAAGGGAAAAAGGGCAAGAAGGCCGAGATATTGATCTTTTCTAACCACAACAGTCTCGAATGA
- the nadC gene encoding carboxylating nicotinate-nucleotide diphosphorylase: MGTVHSLQALARADLSITPRLRQQLAEWLQEDLGRGDLTTPALRGREGEAHWRAKANGVFCGGALLEPLLKELVGSSPPGLELHLLVRDGTPIEAGQRLLELRGPAEQLVAMERTALNLAMRLSGIATATAVLVAQLEGTGVALADTRKTTPGLRGLEKYAVRCGGGINHRMGLDDAAMLKENHLAWAGGVTAAIAAVRADAPWPARVIVEAETSEEAQAAVAAGADALLLDEFSPQALTTLVPMLRAQAEARPARASIVLEASGVNPADLKLYATTGVDLISTSAPMTRSSWLDLSMRFTPPG; this comes from the coding sequence ATGGGAACAGTCCATTCTTTACAAGCCTTGGCACGAGCGGACCTCTCAATCACTCCACGACTTCGTCAACAGTTGGCGGAGTGGCTTCAGGAGGATCTCGGTCGCGGCGACCTCACAACTCCCGCCTTGCGGGGGCGAGAGGGTGAAGCCCATTGGCGGGCCAAAGCAAACGGGGTGTTCTGTGGCGGCGCGTTGTTGGAGCCCTTGCTCAAGGAGTTGGTGGGTTCTTCACCACCGGGGCTCGAATTGCACCTGCTCGTGCGGGATGGCACACCCATCGAGGCAGGGCAGCGACTGTTGGAGCTCAGGGGGCCGGCGGAACAGTTGGTGGCGATGGAACGCACGGCCCTCAATTTGGCGATGCGGCTGTCTGGCATTGCCACGGCAACGGCCGTTCTTGTGGCCCAGTTGGAAGGCACTGGTGTGGCCTTAGCCGACACGCGTAAAACCACTCCAGGCCTTCGGGGGCTTGAGAAATATGCCGTGCGTTGTGGTGGCGGGATCAATCACCGCATGGGGTTGGATGACGCAGCCATGCTCAAGGAAAACCACCTGGCTTGGGCGGGTGGAGTGACAGCCGCGATTGCAGCGGTGAGAGCCGATGCACCCTGGCCGGCCAGGGTGATTGTGGAGGCGGAAACGTCAGAAGAAGCCCAGGCTGCGGTGGCAGCAGGTGCGGATGCCCTGCTGCTCGATGAGTTCAGCCCGCAGGCTTTGACCACGTTGGTTCCCATGCTGCGCGCGCAGGCAGAAGCGCGCCCTGCTCGGGCATCCATTGTGTTGGAAGCTTCTGGGGTCAACCCTGCCGACTTGAAGCTCTACGCCACAACAGGGGTTGATTTGATTTCTACAAGTGCGCCGATGACGCGGAGCTCCTGGTTGGATCTGAGCATGCGCTTCACGCCCCCCGGGTGA
- a CDS encoding nuclear transport factor 2 family protein: MAMMTLGSFFATLRDLFHTEAFEVRSTLGNNQIAFGYGTMQHRVKRTGRLFQSEWALYCILSDGKISHYRIFEDTAALAAAYIKY, from the coding sequence ATGGCCATGATGACGCTCGGAAGTTTTTTTGCAACGCTCCGCGATTTGTTTCACACGGAAGCATTTGAAGTTCGGTCGACGCTCGGCAACAACCAAATAGCGTTTGGATACGGCACCATGCAGCACCGCGTGAAACGAACTGGTCGGCTTTTTCAATCCGAATGGGCCCTGTATTGCATTCTCAGCGATGGAAAAATATCTCACTATCGGATTTTTGAGGACACTGCCGCTTTGGCAGCTGCTTACATCAAATATTGA
- a CDS encoding permease has translation MQLQVQRLIGPWQPGDLDGFLALGLNNLIQILLIISLCRGVLGYPDALLFGQILPAAGVSLLVGNLAYTRLARQLAARERREDCTAMPYGINTVSLFAYIFLVMLPVKLAALNGGMSEAEAISRSWHAGMVACMGSGLIEIAGAFSADRLRRWLPRAALLSTLAGIALGYIALGFLLRTYAHPLVGLTSLAVIVLGYYAKVRWPLPTGLMAVLLGMVLAWSSGLLAPSPGDWQESVRTIRWHPPTLQLQILWDNRTDLFPWLGVIVPMGLFNVIGSLQNLESAEAAGDRYATRTCLLIDGAGTLAAAVLGSCFPTTIYIGHSGFKEMGARSGYSWLNGVVMSAACFFGLFGLLALLIPIDAGMAIVLYIGIAMTAQAFQATPLRHAPAVVLGLLPGLAGWGAQLLKAGLRTGGLGTAERPFNQQMIHQLANGDVWAAGAFALEQGQIITAMLLAALLVFAIEGRFLAAATCSGLAAVLAWFGVIHAWQFSTADTVVNLGWGTGQPWAIAYAVITLLVLIARRLPQQPEGK, from the coding sequence ATGCAGCTTCAGGTACAGCGCCTCATCGGGCCATGGCAGCCAGGCGACCTTGATGGGTTTCTGGCCCTGGGGCTTAACAACCTGATCCAGATCCTGCTGATCATCAGCCTCTGCCGAGGTGTTCTTGGCTACCCGGATGCCTTGCTGTTCGGACAGATCTTGCCTGCCGCCGGAGTGAGTCTTCTCGTTGGGAATCTGGCGTACACACGACTGGCCAGGCAACTCGCAGCAAGAGAGCGCCGTGAGGACTGCACCGCCATGCCCTATGGCATCAATACGGTCAGCTTGTTTGCTTACATTTTTCTCGTCATGCTTCCGGTCAAGCTGGCGGCCCTCAATGGCGGAATGTCAGAGGCCGAGGCCATCAGCCGCTCTTGGCATGCGGGGATGGTGGCCTGCATGGGATCGGGTCTGATCGAAATCGCGGGAGCCTTCAGTGCCGACCGCTTAAGACGCTGGCTCCCCCGAGCCGCCCTGCTCTCCACCCTTGCCGGTATCGCCCTTGGCTACATCGCGCTGGGATTCCTGCTGCGTACCTATGCCCATCCTCTGGTGGGACTCACGAGCTTGGCCGTCATCGTTCTCGGCTATTACGCCAAGGTGCGATGGCCATTACCCACAGGCCTGATGGCCGTTCTTCTGGGCATGGTTCTCGCCTGGAGTAGCGGCTTGCTCGCTCCCAGTCCAGGCGACTGGCAAGAGAGCGTCCGCACCATCAGGTGGCATCCACCGACGCTTCAGCTGCAGATCCTTTGGGACAACCGAACCGACCTCTTCCCATGGCTCGGGGTGATCGTGCCGATGGGGCTTTTCAATGTGATCGGATCCCTGCAAAACCTCGAAAGTGCAGAAGCGGCTGGTGATCGCTACGCCACCCGCACCTGCCTGCTGATCGACGGTGCTGGGACGCTCGCCGCTGCAGTGCTCGGTTCCTGCTTCCCCACCACGATTTACATCGGCCATTCAGGCTTCAAAGAGATGGGGGCCCGCTCTGGCTACTCCTGGCTGAACGGCGTGGTGATGTCGGCAGCTTGCTTCTTTGGCTTGTTCGGCTTGCTGGCGCTCTTGATCCCCATCGATGCCGGCATGGCGATCGTGCTTTACATCGGCATTGCGATGACAGCTCAGGCGTTTCAGGCCACACCCTTACGCCACGCCCCCGCAGTGGTACTCGGACTGCTTCCTGGTCTTGCTGGCTGGGGCGCCCAATTACTGAAAGCCGGCTTGCGCACTGGTGGACTCGGCACTGCTGAGCGACCTTTCAACCAGCAGATGATCCACCAACTTGCCAATGGTGATGTCTGGGCAGCGGGTGCCTTTGCCTTGGAGCAAGGTCAGATCATCACCGCGATGTTGCTGGCGGCCTTGCTCGTGTTTGCCATTGAGGGCCGGTTCCTCGCCGCCGCGACCTGCAGTGGATTGGCTGCTGTACTCGCCTGGTTTGGCGTGATCCATGCCTGGCAATTCTCCACCGCTGACACCGTGGTGAATCTGGGTTGGGGAACCGGTCAGCCCTGGGCCATCGCTTATGCGGTGATCACGCTGTTGGTTTTAATCGCCCGGCGCTTACCCCAACAACCGGAGGGCAAGTGA
- the mnmE gene encoding tRNA uridine-5-carboxymethylaminomethyl(34) synthesis GTPase MnmE — protein MSGIGPDQALSIAAIATAVAPGQGGIAVIRLSGPSAVRAVAAITVIPGQQVWESHRVLYGHVVAAGGVERLDEVLVLVMLAPRSFTGEDVVEIHCHGGVIAVQQVLARVLEQPGVRRALPGEFSQRAVLNGRLDLTRAEAIGDLVGARSQRAAQLAMAGLDGGIQKKMVVLRERLLDQLSELEARVDFEEDLPPLNGEALLQELQAVRLELLTLVADGERGSVVRHGLRVALVGRPNVGKSSLLNLLSRRERAIVTDLPGTTRDLLESEIVLDGVPITLLDTAGIRATSNAVEKLGIARSRDALASADLVLLLFDLAQGWSDDDQALFALIPEGVPCLRVGNKADLPLKAEPVAETVAASVADVRLSAVTGDGEQALVQAVLERCGALGEQPLLLALNQRQSDLAVTAAEALARSEQVAADGLPWDFWTIDLRQAIRSLGEITGEQLTESVLDRIFSRFCIGK, from the coding sequence ATGTCTGGGATTGGGCCAGATCAGGCGCTTTCGATAGCTGCGATCGCTACCGCTGTGGCACCGGGGCAGGGTGGCATCGCCGTGATTCGGTTGTCGGGTCCCAGTGCTGTGCGTGCTGTTGCGGCGATCACGGTGATTCCTGGTCAACAGGTGTGGGAGAGCCACCGGGTTCTGTATGGACATGTTGTGGCTGCCGGTGGTGTGGAACGGCTCGATGAGGTGCTGGTGCTGGTGATGTTGGCGCCGCGCAGTTTTACCGGAGAAGACGTTGTCGAGATTCATTGTCATGGCGGGGTGATCGCTGTACAGCAGGTCTTGGCACGTGTCTTGGAGCAGCCAGGCGTGCGACGGGCCCTGCCCGGTGAATTCAGCCAACGCGCTGTGCTGAATGGCCGTCTTGACCTCACCCGGGCGGAAGCGATTGGTGATTTGGTTGGAGCGCGCAGCCAGCGGGCAGCGCAATTGGCGATGGCAGGTCTCGATGGCGGGATCCAGAAAAAAATGGTGGTCTTGCGGGAGCGATTGCTCGATCAGCTCAGTGAGTTGGAGGCCCGCGTGGATTTTGAAGAGGATCTTCCTCCTTTGAATGGTGAGGCGCTCTTGCAGGAGCTGCAAGCTGTTCGCCTGGAGTTGCTCACGCTCGTGGCCGATGGCGAGCGGGGATCGGTTGTGCGCCATGGATTGAGGGTCGCGCTTGTGGGCCGGCCAAACGTGGGGAAAAGCTCCTTGCTCAACCTGTTGAGTCGCCGGGAGCGGGCGATCGTGACCGACTTGCCAGGTACCACGCGGGATTTGCTGGAAAGTGAGATCGTGCTCGATGGCGTACCGATCACCCTGCTCGACACCGCTGGAATCAGGGCCACCAGTAATGCCGTGGAGAAGTTGGGGATTGCTCGAAGCCGCGACGCCCTGGCGAGTGCCGATCTGGTGCTGCTGTTATTTGATCTCGCCCAGGGTTGGTCGGATGACGATCAGGCTTTGTTTGCTCTGATCCCCGAGGGGGTTCCCTGCTTGCGGGTCGGCAACAAAGCAGACCTCCCTCTTAAGGCTGAGCCCGTGGCTGAGACGGTTGCTGCATCAGTTGCGGATGTGCGCCTCAGCGCGGTCACTGGAGACGGGGAACAGGCTCTGGTTCAGGCAGTCCTTGAGCGTTGTGGAGCCTTAGGCGAACAGCCCTTGCTTCTGGCTTTAAATCAGCGTCAGTCTGATCTGGCGGTCACTGCGGCTGAGGCCCTGGCCCGTAGTGAGCAGGTGGCGGCCGATGGCCTCCCCTGGGATTTTTGGACGATTGATTTGCGTCAGGCGATTCGCAGCCTGGGTGAGATCACCGGTGAGCAGCTCACGGAGTCGGTGTTGGACAGGATTTTCTCTCGCTTCTGTATCGGCAAGTGA
- a CDS encoding DUF2062 domain-containing protein: MKRLRNKFQRRLNRWLQWIWQQEGTPGQRARGLAAGVFCGCFPFFGFQTLLGIGLASIVRGNHLLAAAGTWISNPFTYVPLFWFNYRLGALVLGEGAGWPGLNNLNQELLATAGWDVMSRLLLGSTMTGTVFGGLSWWFTLYWLQPQRARAAAPRRRERGRK, encoded by the coding sequence ATGAAGCGGTTGCGGAACAAATTTCAGCGACGCTTGAACCGATGGCTGCAGTGGATCTGGCAGCAGGAGGGAACCCCTGGCCAACGCGCGCGCGGGCTGGCCGCAGGCGTGTTTTGCGGCTGCTTTCCCTTCTTTGGATTTCAAACCCTGCTGGGAATTGGCTTAGCCAGCATTGTCAGAGGCAACCATTTGCTGGCCGCCGCAGGCACCTGGATCAGCAACCCATTCACCTACGTGCCGCTGTTTTGGTTCAACTACCGCTTAGGGGCACTGGTCCTCGGTGAAGGCGCTGGCTGGCCAGGGCTCAACAATCTCAATCAAGAACTGCTTGCCACGGCGGGATGGGATGTGATGAGCCGTCTCTTGCTTGGCTCCACCATGACCGGAACAGTGTTTGGGGGCCTTAGCTGGTGGTTCACCCTTTACTGGCTGCAACCCCAAAGAGCCAGGGCCGCAGCCCCTCGTCGTCGAGAGCGTGGACGAAAGTAA
- a CDS encoding amidohydrolase family protein has protein sequence MVIEPSNQLLADRDPARNAVLTTKIELFDSHFHIIDSRYPLIRNNGYLPEEFTHQDYRKRLSTFDLAGGAIISGSFHGFNQSHLLAALKSLGPKYVGVAQLPNNISDDKIIELNSAGVRALRFNLYRGGPKRITHIVSMAKRVHELANWHVELYLDSTHLEELSSALLPLPAVCIDHLGMKKEGFHHLLKLVERGHKVKATGFGRIDFDPSQAIKLFHQANPDSLLFGTDLPSTRAPIPFQLSDINIILESLGDEAAKKVLKDNAIEFYKIKSSF, from the coding sequence GTGGTCATCGAACCGTCGAATCAATTGCTTGCTGACCGAGACCCTGCAAGGAACGCAGTTTTGACTACAAAAATTGAATTATTTGATAGCCATTTTCATATCATAGATTCTCGCTATCCATTGATACGAAACAATGGTTATTTGCCCGAAGAATTTACGCATCAAGACTACAGAAAAAGGCTATCAACATTTGACCTTGCAGGCGGGGCTATCATTTCTGGCTCATTTCACGGCTTTAATCAAAGCCATCTTTTAGCCGCTTTAAAATCACTTGGCCCCAAGTATGTTGGAGTAGCTCAACTGCCAAACAATATATCGGATGACAAAATCATTGAGCTCAACTCGGCTGGGGTACGAGCCTTAAGATTCAACCTATACCGTGGAGGGCCTAAAAGAATTACTCATATAGTCTCAATGGCAAAAAGAGTTCATGAACTCGCAAACTGGCATGTCGAGTTGTATTTAGACTCCACACATCTTGAGGAGCTATCCAGTGCATTACTGCCATTACCTGCTGTCTGCATCGACCACCTAGGGATGAAAAAAGAAGGTTTTCACCACCTTCTTAAACTTGTAGAACGAGGCCACAAGGTAAAAGCCACTGGGTTTGGTCGCATAGACTTCGACCCATCCCAAGCAATCAAACTATTCCATCAAGCCAATCCAGATTCACTACTATTTGGCACTGACTTACCATCAACAAGAGCGCCGATACCCTTTCAGCTAAGCGATATCAATATCATTCTTGAGTCTCTTGGCGATGAAGCAGCGAAAAAAGTTTTAAAAGATAATGCAATTGAGTTTTACAAAATCAAATCTAGCTTCTGA
- a CDS encoding secondary thiamine-phosphate synthase enzyme YjbQ, producing MTSQLLSLRTEASFQCLPLTADLRRFVQVHGEQDGAVVVSGQHTTTAVIINEMEERLLMDLKRWLSQQAPPGADWKHDDLELRHGIPDDEPRNAHAHLQALMLGNEVTVNVSHGELQLGQYQEVMLVELDGPRQRRVSLQWLSA from the coding sequence ATGACATCCCAGCTCCTGAGCCTCCGCACCGAGGCCTCCTTTCAGTGCTTGCCCCTCACCGCAGATCTACGTCGCTTCGTTCAGGTGCACGGTGAACAGGATGGAGCTGTGGTCGTATCAGGCCAGCACACCACCACCGCGGTGATCATCAATGAAATGGAGGAACGACTGCTGATGGATCTGAAACGGTGGTTGAGCCAGCAGGCACCCCCAGGAGCGGACTGGAAACATGACGATCTGGAACTGAGGCACGGCATTCCGGATGATGAGCCGCGCAATGCCCATGCTCATCTGCAGGCTCTGATGCTTGGTAATGAGGTCACCGTGAATGTCAGTCATGGAGAGTTGCAATTGGGGCAATATCAAGAGGTGATGCTGGTGGAGCTTGACGGACCACGCCAGCGCAGGGTGTCGTTGCAGTGGCTTTCGGCCTGA
- a CDS encoding oxygenase MpaB family protein gives MKSSGSEPATGEQTERNLDPVVLERCRDLVGLLFPWDMNRALELALLKTFCLPSISGLLHQTGEFEQRPRKRYDDTALIVAELVRLGPDTPEGRAIIQRLNRIHSTYTIRQEDYAYVLSGFVAEPIRWIESYGWRALQPLEQEALFLFWDHVGGLMNLEQRPRSLRELMELNQRTNLELFACAESNQLVADATVAMLLAPWPAPFHRWLRSIMRCLLEPETLSSLNWPSAPDWQTQALRVVLHCRSFILCTVRRFWAPKRRRFFSERPTCSYGRQFTLEQIGPPSLLPRLNNTHNPDN, from the coding sequence ATGAAGAGTTCTGGATCAGAACCAGCCACCGGTGAACAGACGGAGCGGAATTTGGATCCAGTCGTCCTGGAGCGATGTCGCGATCTGGTGGGATTGCTTTTCCCATGGGACATGAACCGGGCACTGGAGCTGGCCTTGCTCAAAACCTTCTGTCTACCCTCGATTTCAGGCTTACTTCACCAGACCGGTGAATTTGAACAACGACCCCGCAAGCGCTACGACGACACAGCCTTGATCGTCGCAGAACTGGTTCGGCTGGGCCCTGATACCCCTGAGGGCCGGGCCATCATCCAGCGGCTCAATCGGATTCACTCCACCTACACCATTCGCCAGGAGGATTACGCCTACGTGCTCTCCGGTTTCGTAGCCGAACCGATTCGCTGGATCGAAAGCTACGGCTGGAGAGCTCTCCAACCCCTTGAGCAAGAGGCTTTGTTCTTGTTCTGGGATCATGTTGGAGGCCTGATGAATCTTGAGCAACGCCCACGCAGTTTGCGTGAACTGATGGAGCTCAATCAGCGCACAAATCTCGAACTATTTGCCTGCGCCGAAAGCAACCAGCTTGTTGCAGACGCCACGGTCGCCATGCTGCTGGCCCCTTGGCCCGCACCGTTCCACCGATGGTTACGTTCCATCATGAGGTGTTTGTTGGAACCAGAAACGCTCAGCAGTCTCAACTGGCCGTCCGCTCCGGACTGGCAGACCCAAGCTTTGCGCGTAGTGCTGCACTGCCGCAGCTTCATCCTCTGCACAGTTCGACGTTTCTGGGCTCCCAAGCGAAGACGCTTTTTCTCGGAACGACCAACCTGCAGTTATGGCCGACAATTCACCCTGGAGCAGATTGGTCCTCCATCACTCTTGCCTCGACTGAATAACACCCACAATCCTGATAACTGA